A stretch of Fusarium poae strain DAOMC 252244 chromosome 2, whole genome shotgun sequence DNA encodes these proteins:
- a CDS encoding hypothetical protein (SECRETED:SignalP(1-23)~TransMembrane:1 (n6-21c33/34o475-495i)~BUSCO:13089at5125), protein MRPPRVFVLILFVAVSLLLFCRAISSSLRSAYADYPAGRKFKTKTTNTSYRPSGSHDDHDNDDNDSSEKSPKSVWNSMYYNTPFSLFPPNAAISLTDDNSTSFAARPAAFGPKLAINGLSGQLWVGSGFAEDALIHGTGELGCSDVPGWNERAEAIALHKALRAAVPSIAGIKSGSSARAKRGRVVIPNAGNGHTTSSHVSATHDYSEIDGKVALIMRGGCGFLDKVMWAQRRGALAVIVGDNQKGGPLIQMFAHGPEVDNVTIPSVFTARTTAQLLSALTQPGSFIEDTLDNQGNPVLRVQRGPKSKKHRKDAVKSTITASTHDRRSAGTAQHKKRSTKPASRKRKTAVRYSRKTVSRKNRAARESPKKIRNPLLSEDNYDDLEKETTFRKHKPILPPKASHSRHDTDYDDFDPEEEEILVEFLTEDEENALDFTIDRSSESHDDPDELDDDAHDGLWVTITPTSNASPFFDTLLVLVISPLVTLTVVYALLILRARIRRRRWRAPKSVVERLPVRTFHTVAPSPTLTPRAPSPSAPTPTTPLLQESPSRARPRSRGSSGAPADETRSTPSEAIPTPSNATKNNTKNEREKGSGGFSAEWKKYMGRQVECVVCLEEYVDGVSQVMSLPCGHEFHVECITPWLTTRRRTCPICKGDVVRSLAHGSSSGPHYEPYRDDASDDDDDDDEGTVAEGSGARDDDRESDLEQGLHSSDPRSSRWGHDGWLSIFSSGFTRARSPSPEDRSR, encoded by the exons ATGCGTCCTCCACGCGTTTTTGTCCTTATACTCTTCGTCGCAGTTTCTCTCCTACTCTTCTGCCGAGCTATATCGTCTTCGCTTCGATCCGCCTATGCAGATTACCCCGCTGGGAGGAAGTTCAAGACCAAAACAACAAATACCAGCTACAGGCCTTCGGGGTCTCATGATGATCATGACAATGATGATAACGACAGCTCAGAAAAATCACCCAAGTCCGTCTGGAACTCCATGTACTACAATACGCCATTTTCTCTGTTCCCACCAAATGCTGCTATCAGCTTGACCGACGACAACAGCACTTCGTTTGCCGCCCGTCCCGCCGCTTTTGGGCCTAAACTGGCCATCAACGGTCTAAGTGGTCAATTATGGGTCGGTAGCGGCTTTGCAGAAGACGCACTTATACATGGCACTGGCGAGTTGGGCTGCAGCGACGTGCCAGGATGGAATGAGAGGGCCGAGGCAATTGCTTTACACAAGGCTTTGAGGGCTGCTGTCCCTTCCATCGCTGGTATCAAGTCAGGCTCTTCGGCGCGCGCCAAGCGAGGCCGGGTTGTCATCCCCAATGCTGGTAATGGTCACACCACCTCTAGCCATGTTTCTGCGACGCACGACTATTCCGAAATCGACGGCAAGGTCGCCCTCATCATGCGAGGCGGCTGCGGCTTTCTCGACAAAGTAATGTGGGCACAACGAAGAGGCGCTCTCGCAGTCATTGTTGGCGATAATCAGAAAGGCGGCCCTCTCATCCAAATGTTTGCGCATGGTCCCGAAGTTGATAATGTCACAATTCCTTCTGTTTTCACTGCTCGTACCACCGCACAGCTGCTGTCCGCGCTTACACAGCCCGGCAGCTTTATCGAAGATACACTAGACAACCAGGGCAACCCCGTTTTGAGAGTCCAACGAGGCcccaagtccaagaagcatCGCAAAGATGCAGTCAAGTCCACAATTACCGCTTCAACTCATGATAGACGATCCGCTGGTACCGCTCAACATAAAAAGCGCTCTACCAAGCCTGCCTCGAGAAAGCGAAAGACAGCCGTTAGATATTCCAGAAAGACAGTCAGTCGAAAGAACAGGGCAGCTAGGGAATCGCCCAAGAAGATTCGAAATCCTCTTCTGTCTGAGGACAATTACGATGATTTGGAAAAAGAGACGACTTTCAGAAAGCACAAACCTATTCTTCCCCCCAAGGCTTCCCATTCCCGCCACGACACGGACTACGACGATTTTGATCcggaggaagaggaaattCTTGTTGAGTTCTTGAccgaagacgaagaaaacGCGCTCGACTTTACCATTGACCGATCCAGCGAGAGCCACGACGACCCCGACGAACTCGACGATGACGCACACGATGGTCTCTGGGTCACCATCACACCCACGAGTAATGCTAGCCCATTTTTCGATACGCTTCTCGTACTGGTCATCAGTCCCCTGGTCACATTAACTGTTGTATACGCCCTTCTCATCCTTCGCGCTCGAATCCGCCGAAGACGTTGGAGAGCCCCCAAATCCGTCGTGGAACGTCTTCCCGTCCGCACGTTTCACACAGTCGCTCCTTCGCCAACTCTTACCCCGAGAGCGCCTTCGCCGTCTGCACCAACGCCAACAACTCCTCTCCTCCAAGAGTCTCCTTCGCGTGCAAGGCCTCGGTCGAGAGGCTCATCCGGTGCGCCTGCAGATGAAACACGATCGACGCCTAGCGAAGCGATCCCAACACCCTCGAATGCGACTAAAAACAACACTAAAAATGAGCGCGAAAAGGGTTCAGGTGGTTTCTCTGCCGAATGGAAGAAGTATATGGGACGCCAAGTCGAGTGTGTCGTCTGTCTTGAAGAATATGTCGACGGTGTAAGCCAAGTGATGAGTCTGCCATGCGGCCACGAATTCCACGTCGAGTGCAT TACCCCGTGGTTGACCACCCGCCGACGAACTTGCCCTATTTGCAAGGGCGATGTTGTTCGATCCCTTGCCCACGGCTCATCTTCCGGGCCCCATTATGAACCATATCGGGACGACGCaagcgatgatgacgacgatgacgacgaaggAACTGTTGCAGAAGGCTCCGGGGCACGTGACGATGATCGAGAGTCGGATCTTGAGCAGGGTTTACACTCGTCCGACCCCAGATCCTCGCGATGGGGCCACGATGGTTGGCTGAGCATTTTCTCCAGTGGCTTCACCAGGGCGAGATCGCCTTCCCCCGAGGATCGTAGCCGCTGA
- a CDS encoding hypothetical protein (TransMembrane:7 (n3-10c15/16o25-44i56-76o82-103i175-196o216-236i257-277o283-306i)~BUSCO:44102at5125) encodes MPLLASTSIAAAAQALPVTLALSGIFGSISLTSWICLLLPQLFANYKAKSADGLSMAFLIVWLLGDVTNLIGALFTRLAPTAVALAGYFCIADIVLIGQAVYYNALNARRASRPEEARPIDPSEESPLINRSRRRSSSYGLPGSQRRHATHTESSMEPLRKIVTGEDETPDSSPWVHNALSLLAVYVIGFAGWFVSYKVGAWESGDPGTPDAPENAQTSIELAGLILGYISAALYLCARIPQIIKNHREKSCEGLALLFFMLSMSGNLTYGVSLVAYSQDKKYLLNALPWLLGSLGTIAEDLIIFAQFRIYSNVDRESAVEP; translated from the exons ATGCCTCTGTtggcttcaacttcaatcgCCGCCGCGGCGCAAGCGTTACCAGTCACATTAGCTCTGTCGGGTATCTTTGGCAGCATCAGTTTGACTTCTTGGATATGCCTTCTG TTACCCCAATTGTTCGCCAACTACAAGGCCAAGAGTGCTGATGGCCTCAGCATGGCCTTCCTTATCGTTTGGCTTCTGGGCGACGTCACAAATCTCATCG GAGCCTTGTTCACCCGCCTAGCTCCCACCGCCGTTGCCCTGGCCGGCTATTTCTGTATTGCCGACATTGTCCTCATCGGCCAAGCTGTTTACTACAACGCTCTCAATGCCCGCCGAGCGAGTCGCCCTGAGGAAGCGAGACCAATTGACCCTTCAGAGGAATCGCCTCTCATCAACCGATCGCGCCGACGAAGCTCTTCTTATGGCCTCCCGGGGTCTCAGCGCCGCCATGCGACACATACCGAGTCCTCAATGGAGCCATTGAGGAAGATCGTGACCGGCGAAGACGAGACCCCCGATAGCAGCCCTTGGGTCCACAACGCTCTGAGCCTGCTCGCTGTATACGTCATTGGGTTTGCTGGCTGGTTTGTCTCATACAAGGTCGGCGCTTGGGAGAGTGGTGACCCCGGTACCCCCGATGCGCCTGAAAATGCGCAGACTTCAATTGAGCTTGCAGGACTCATTTTGGGATACATCAGTGCAGCTCTTTACCTCTG TGCCCGAATTCCCCAGATTATCAAGAACCACCGAGAAAAGTCTTGCGAAG GTCTCGCATTGCTTTTCTTCATGCTATCTATGAGCGGAAACCTCACATATGGTGTCAGCCTGGTTGCCTACTCCCAAGACAAGAAGTATCTGCTCAACGCGCTGCCCTGGTTGCTTGGTTCTCTGGGTACCATTGCAGAggatctcatcatcttcgctcAATTCCGAATCTACTCCAACGTTGACCGAGAAAGTGCCGTTGAGCCCTAG
- a CDS encoding hypothetical protein (BUSCO:47532at5125): protein MGQPDAQKVLDTLTKLQSTQEISIIKLSEPISNSKPQDARQRTSDASNSAFDALTPASLTADLAHYKELFAKLRFSYVQQVTKEKFIRAIVGDPPMIVTMEENLELEKENMVVKKQLKELKTEVAEMVADLEKRGIELSKKYESVQLETAQLREMPAKIEELEERIETLRAEQEIPDATNPGMNLPLAKTQDLVNQRKLEQQELARELESLQAKVPRKRKEADRLLMELQPLEIKRQNSATAAREARRRKEAALGGAADDLEERARWWRASEGVLTQVLDIKN from the coding sequence ATGGGACAACCTGACGCGCAAAAGGTCTTGGATACCTTGACAAAACTCCAATCAACACAAGAAATCTCCATCATTAAACTCAGTGAACCCATCTCAAACTCAAAGCCCCAAGATGCACGACAACGTACATCAGATGCGTCTAATTCAGCCTTTGACGCGCTCACCCCGGCCAGCTTAACGGCTGACCTTGCGCATTACAAAGAACTATTTGCCAAGTTACGATTTTCTTATGTGCAACAAGTCACAAAGGAGAAGTTTATCCGAGCTATTGTTGGTGATCCACCCATGATTGTCACCATGGAAGAGaaccttgagcttgagaaaGAAAACATGGTTGTCAAAAAGCAACTCAAAGAGTTAAAGACAGAAGTCGCAGAAATGGTGGCCGATCTTGAAAAACGAGGTATCGAACTAAGCAAGAAGTACGAGAGTGTGCAGCTCGAAACCGCCCAATTGCGCGAGATGCCCGCCAAAATTGAGGAACTGGAAGAAAGAATTGAAACACTACGCGCAGAGCAAGAAATACCAGATGCAACCAATCCCGGCATGAACTTACCACTAGCCAAGACGCAAGATCTAGTCAATCAACGAAAGCTTGAGCAGCAGGAACTCGCGCGAGAACTGGAGTCTCTACAAGCCAAGGTCCCtcggaagagaaaagaagcgGATAGACTTCTTATGGAACTCCAGCCCCTTGAGATCAAGCGTCAGAACAGCGCAACTGCTGCGCGCGAggcaaggaggaggaaggaaGCAGCCCTAGGTGGTGCAGCAGATGACTTGGAGGAGAGAGCTCGCTGGTGGAGAGCTAGCGAGGGTGTGTTGACCCAGGTACTGGATATCAAGAACTAG
- a CDS encoding hypothetical protein (BUSCO:31641at5125): MASQFPTKKCGVLGATGSVGQRFILLLAQHPYLTLHAIGASSRSAGKKYKDAVRWKQASPMGDIADMVVRECKAEEFQDCDVVFSGLDSDVAGDIEMAFIKADIPVFSNAKNYRRDPLVPLVVPTVNLSHLDLIPHQRSVHKLNKGFLVCNSNCAVIGLVGPFAALQAAFGPISTVSIVTLQAVSGAGYPGVSSMDVIDNIVPFISGEEDKLETEARKILGRLDDNGTAFIEQEGLRVSATCNRVPVMDGHTACVSLSFERKPSPSAEEVRKALRDYKCEAQALGCPSAPEPTIKVFGDDEPDRPQPRLDRDLGRGYTVSVGRVREDEAGIFDIKFTALSHNTVIGAAGSSILNAEAAILKGYI, translated from the exons ATGGCTTCTCAATTCCCTACCAAGAAATGCG GTGTCCTCGGTGCCACTGGCTCTGTTGGACAGCGcttcatccttcttctcgctCAGCACCCTTACCTCACCCTCCACGCCATTGGCGCTTCCTCTCGATCTGCTGGCAAGAAATACAAGGATGCTGTTCGATGGAAGCAGGCCTCTCCCATGGGCGACATAGCCGACATGGTTGTCAGAGAGTGCAAGGCTGAGGAGTTCCAGGACTGTGATGTTGTATTCAGTGGTCTTGACTCGGATGTCGCTGGCGATATTG AGATGGCTTTCATCAAGGCCGACATCCCAGTATTCTCCAACGCAAAGAACTACCGCCGCGATCCTCTAGTACCTCTCGTCGTCCCCACCGTCAACCTCTCTCATCTCGACCTTATCCCCCACCAGCGTTCCGTCCACAAGCTTAACAAGGGCTTCCTCGTCTGCAACTCCAACTGTGCCGTCATTGGCCTTGTCGGCCCCTTCGCCGCCCTCCAGGCTGCCTTTGGGCCCATCTCTACCGTTTCCATCGTCACCCTCCAGGCCGTCTCCGGTGCCGGTTACCCTGGTGTTTCCAGCATGGACGTGATCGACAACATCGTCCCCTTCATCTCAGGCGAAGAGGACAAGCTCGAGACCGAAGCCCGCAAGATTCTCGGCCGTCTCGACGACAACGGTACTGCTTTTATCGAGCAAGAGGGTCTCCGCGTCTCAGCCACCTGCAACCGAGTTCCCGTCATGGACGGCCACACCGCCTGTGTCAGTTTGAGCTTTGAGCGCAAGCCCTCTCCCTCAGCTGAGGAGGTCCGCAAGGCTCTGCGCGACTACAAGTGCGAGGCCCAGGCCCTTGGCTGCCCTTCGGCACCTGAGCCCACTATTAAGGTCTTCGGCGATGACGAGCCTGACCGTCCTCAGCCCCGTCTCGACCGCGACCTTGGTCGTGGCTACACTGTCAGTGTTGGCCGTGTTCGCGAGGATGAGGCCGGTATCTTTGACATCAAGTTCACTGCTCTGAGCCACAATA CTGTCATTGGTGCTGCTGGCTCCTCGATATTGAACGCCGAGGCTGCTATCCTCAAGGGCTATATCTAA
- a CDS encoding hypothetical protein (SECRETED:SignalP(1-20)~BUSCO:36388at5125), whose protein sequence is MKLSSGALALGLANLPATLAWGSLGHMTTAYLAGHFVANTTEAHFKYILYNDEEDYLAKIASWADSIRYTNWGRFSKNFHFIDAHDRPPHNCDVDYERDCKDDGCVITALHNYTQQSIEPELPFWRRNQAAKFVVHFVGDLHQPLHNEDVEKGGNGLSVIFDGKHFNLHHVWDSSIAEKLLGGLHGDPSKLASKWANQLAVEIADGKYAEVKESWLKDLDFEKPIDTALAWSRETNALVCTHVLPEGPEAIVGQELGGEYFEKAAPVLEEQVAKAGYRMAAWLDKIVEAYKDAEQKQISEEL, encoded by the exons ATGAAGCTCTCTAGCGGTGCACTGGCTCTTGGACTGGCCAACTTGCCCGCAACTCTTGCCTGGGGCA GTCTTGGCCATATGACCACTGCTTACCTTGCCGGTCACTTTGTCGCCAACACAACCGAAGCGCATTTCAAGTATATTCTGTATAATGACGAGGAGGACTATCTTGCCAAGATTGCTTCATGGGCAGACTCAATCCGATACACGAACTGGGGTCGCTTTTCCAAGAACTTTCACTTTATCGATGCTCACGACCGCCCGCCTCACAATTGCGACGTCGATTATGAACGCGACTGCAAGGACGATGGTTGTGTCATCACCGCCCTTCACAATTATACTCAGCAGTCAATCGAGCCTGAGCTGCCCTTCTGGAGGCGCAACCAGGCCGCCAAGTTTGTTGTCCATTTTGTCGGTGATCTCCACCAACCCCTGCATAACGAAGATGTTGAAAAGGGAGGCAACGGACTTTCAGTGATTTTTGACGGTAAACATTTCAACCTCCACCACGTCTGGGACAGCTCTATTGCCGAGAAACTTCTGGGCGGCCTTCATGGCGACCCTTCTAAGCTGGCCAGTAAATGGGCCAACCAGCTTGCTGTTGAGATTGCAGACGGAAAGTATGCAGAGGTTAAAGAGTCCTGGTTGAAGGACCTGGACTTTGAGAAGCCCATTGATACGGCACTTGCCTGGTCCCGAGAGACTAATGCGCTCGTTTGCACTCATG TTTTACCCGAGGGACCCGAAGCTATTGTCGGTCAGGAACTCGGGGGCGAGTACTTTGAGAAGGCAGCCCCTGTTCTAGAGGAGCAGGTTGCCAAGGCCGGTTACAGAATGGCGGCGTGGCTGGACAAGATCGTCGAGGCCTACAAGGATGCTGAGCAGAAGCAGATTTCTGAGGAGCTCTGA
- a CDS encoding hypothetical protein (BUSCO:59077at5125), with amino-acid sequence MSKNNELLTDDYVADLLSQEATDCSLKYSTMGMEAYRTNKKPANMMKPNTRFLRHIIKDTDHHNKALLAKEAAESKARLKDLERSEEIKRRKTNPNVNDIRRRQMGDIHAILGGKRRPRTEDEAGPSSRRDSKRSDRDRKPERERDQDSSDLFAKKRSDRDQHGRLSREDRHSKTDDDSRRSDRSRREHRRRDRSRSRDRDSEEEGRRRHSHKRRDRSRSPIRRRRSRSPRESKSRHRHRSPLETKEDRKRNEEQEEDSDVLEDLIGPAPPPKYRGRGTVGGSSGIDRRFSETYDPKTDIQMDEDDDGGNTWDDAVEAFRDRQKLRQN; translated from the exons ATGTCAAAGAATAACGAACTTTTAACCGATGACTACGTCGCGGACCTCCTTTCGCAGGAGGCAACCGACTGCTCTTTAAAATACTCAACCATGGGGATGGAAGCATACCGCACGAATAAGAA ACCTGCGAATATGATGAAACCAAATACCCGATTTTTACGACACATTATTAAAGATACCGACCATCACAACAAGGCGCTGTTGGCCAAAGAGGCCGCTGAGTCCAAGGCGCGATTAAAGGACCTTGAGCGCAGTGAAGAAATCAAACGGCGCAAGACAAATCCGAACGTGAACGACATCAGACGACGGCAAATGGGCGATATTCATGCCATCCTAGGCGGCAAACGACGACCAAGAACAGAAGACGAGGCAGGACCTTCATCAAGAAGAGATTCAAAACGCAGTGACAGGGACCGAAAACCAGAGCGTGAGCGAGACCAAGATTCAAGTGATCTTTTTGCGAAAAAGCGCAGCGATCGCGACCAACATGGTCGATTGTCGCGAGAAGATCGTCACAGTAAGACGGACGACGATTCTAGACGGTCAGACAGGTCACGGAGAGAGCACAGGCGACGCGACAGATCACGAAGCAGAGATAGAGActcagaagaagaaggtcgtcgtcgtcacaGTCACAAGAGGAGAGATAGGTCTAGATCGCCTATACGCCGGCGACGGTCTCGATCACCCAGGGAATCTAAGAGTAGACATCGACATCGATCACCTCTGGAAACGAAGGAAGACCGCAAACGGAATGAGGAACAAGAAGAGGACTCGGATGTTTTGGAAGATCTCATCGGACCCGCACCACCTCCGAAATACCGGGGCCGAGGAACAGTGGGAGGGTCCTCGGGTATCGATCGACGATTTTCAGAGACATATGACCCGAAAACTGATATACAAatggatgaggatgatgatggtggtaaTACCTGGGATGATGCAGTGGAAGCGTTTAGAGACCGCCAAAAGCTACGACAGAACTAG
- a CDS encoding hypothetical protein (SECRETED:SignalP(1-19)), producing the protein MQLKGVMVALLSMSVITDAAVVQKRHPLARALQRRQFGGGGGFGGGNNGGNNGGNNGGNNGGNNGDNNGGNNGGNNGGGGGGGNTLQGNAVQTGSQQDGNNPGSDEQAASATDDNNFINFCAGQTLTNGEQNRDGSCNGIPMGKIPSANNMVSSVFTSPQNGDNIQANQDFDISVQFINFAPGSFTNATNTYYSAPQDLDGGGNIIGHTHVTVQDTGNDLNPTQPLDPQVFAFFKGINDAGNGQGLLTASVEGGLPDGNYRICSMSAASNHQPVLMPVAQRGAQDDCIRITVGGNGGGGGGGNNGGDNNNGGQGGDQNNGQGGDQAQGGDQNQGGDQNQGGDQNQGGDQNQGGDQNQGGDQNQGGDQNQGGDQNQGGDQNQGGDQNQGGDQAQGGDQNQGGDQNQGGDQNQGGDQNQGADQNQGGDPNQGGDQGGDQNQGGDQAQGGDQNQGGDQNGGQGGQGGGGGGFGGGRFGRGRFGGFQAASADGAANNTTTDA; encoded by the exons ATGCAGTTGAAAGGTGTAATGGTCGCTCTTTTGAGCATGTCTGTCATTACAGACGCTGCTGTGGTTCAAAAGAGACACCCCCTCGCTCGCGCTCTCCAACGACGACAattcggcggcggcggcggcttTGGCGGCGGCAACAACGGCGGCAACAACGGTGGTAACAACGGCGGCAACAATGGCGGTAACAACGGAGACAACAACGGCGGCAACAATGGTGGCAACAATGGCGGcggtggcggcggcggtaACACTCTCCAAGGCAACGCCGTTCAGACCGGATCTCAGCAGGATGGTAACAACCCTGGCTCCGATGAGCAAGCGGCCTCGGCAAC AGACgacaacaacttcatcaacttcTGTGCCGGCCAAACACTTACCAATGGAGAGCAGAACCGAGATGGCTCATGTAACGGTATCC CTATGGGAAAGATCCCTTCAGCCAACAACATGGTTTCCTCTGTCTTCACATCACCTCAAAACGGCGACAACATCCAAGCCAACCAGGACTTTGACATCTCCGTGCAGTTCATCAACTTCGCGCCTGGTTCCTTTACCAACGCTACGAATACCTACTACTCAGCTCCTCAGGATCTTGACGGTGGTGGTAACATTATCGGCCACACTCACGTCACAGTCCAGGATACCGGTAATGACTTGAACCCTACTCAGCCCTTGGACCCTCAGGTCTTTGCCTTCTTCAAGGGTATCAACGATGCCGGTAACGGCCAGGGTCTCCTGACTGCCAGTGTTGAAGGTGGTCTGCCTGATGGAAACTACCGTATCTGCAGTATGTCTGCCGCATCCAACCATCAGCCTGTCCTCATGCCTGTTGCTCAGCGAGGAGCTCAGGACGATTGTATCCGTATCACTGTCGGAGGcaatggcggcggcggcggtggtggtaACAACGGAGGCGACAACAACAATGGTGGCCAGGGAGGCGACCAGAACAACGGTCAAGGTGGTGACCAGGCCCAAGGTGGTGATCAGAACCAGGGCGGCGACCAGAATCAAGGCGGCGATCAGAACCAGGGCGGTGATCAGAACCAAGGTGGTGACCAGAACCAGGGCGGCGATCAGAACCAAGGTGGTGACCAGAACCAGGGCGGCGATCAGAACCAAGGTGGTGACCAGAACCAGGGCGGCGATCAGAACCAGGGCGGCGACCAGGCCCAAGGTGGCGATCAGAACCAGGGCGGCGACCAAAACCAAGGTGGTGACCAGAACCAGGGCGGTGATCAAAACCAAGGTGCTGACCAGAACCAGGGCGGTGATCCAAACCAGGGCGGCGACCAGGGCGGCGACCAGAATCAAGGTGGTGACCAGGCCCAAGGTGGTGATCAGAACCAAGGCGGTGATCAAAACGGAGGTCAGGGTGGTCAAGGTGGTGGAGGTGGTGGCTTCGGAGGTGGTCGTTTCGGACGCGGCCGCTTTGGAGGTTTCCAAGCTGCTTCAGCAGATGGTGCTGCCAACAACACAACTACGGACGCATGA